From Peptoanaerobacter stomatis, one genomic window encodes:
- a CDS encoding methyl-accepting chemotaxis protein, protein MKLRSKMLAFIGLPVLFVLLILSVISYKYSDSLLVSESENSMKMTAEKYGSDIETLIQSKIAYVDVISLEISKMVPEEKELIEDLTYYSQKVPGTLGFLSGFENGKYYDGTGWVPDASYDHTTREWYKGAIGKNVAFISKPYTNASEGAMVVTISEGINPLDSSKPKGVVATDISTKELVEMVNSIKIKDTGAAFLLDGDGNFMVHSKYTLTDNIATVENGALQPFMDKFLDTESDFFEAKVGGVQRFYFTYPIKNTSWVLALSVPKAEVLEGSSTLGKFMLLISIISLIIVIAVIYLVANSITIPIIKLSECVKGMAEYDLTLTEKSASVIYSKNKDEIGIISRALIQVKTTMKEIMTNVNDLASQVSASSEELTATSEQSAQGAEQISRAINDISQGAMTQAEDMQRGAESMEVMEKALKQTEEIIEKLNQTTKQVYEAKENGMTALRGLIKATEESQTAAGGVAQVIQNTNESAIKIESASDMIKSISDQTNLLALNAAIEAARAGEAGRGFAVVAEEIRKLAEQSNTFTEEIKEIVSELTEKTGQAVETMEKVGKIVEQQSVKVEDTREQFNIISKELDNNKEAVEKLNESGKELEKTKESLMGIIESLSALSEENAASVQETSETVEEQTASSEEIAASSAHLADMAQEMSEMVAKFNL, encoded by the coding sequence ATGAAATTAAGAAGTAAAATGTTGGCATTTATAGGATTGCCTGTATTATTTGTATTATTGATACTTTCGGTTATATCATACAAATATTCAGACAGCTTGTTAGTGAGTGAATCGGAAAATTCGATGAAAATGACAGCAGAAAAATATGGCTCAGATATAGAAACACTAATACAAAGCAAAATAGCATATGTAGATGTAATATCATTGGAAATCTCAAAAATGGTACCTGAAGAAAAAGAACTTATAGAAGATTTAACTTACTATTCACAAAAAGTTCCTGGTACATTAGGATTTCTTTCAGGCTTTGAAAATGGGAAATATTATGACGGAACAGGTTGGGTGCCTGATGCATCATACGACCATACAACAAGAGAGTGGTATAAAGGAGCAATAGGTAAAAATGTCGCTTTTATATCAAAACCGTACACAAATGCTTCAGAAGGTGCAATGGTTGTAACAATAAGTGAGGGGATAAACCCTTTAGACTCTTCAAAACCTAAGGGAGTAGTAGCGACAGATATATCAACAAAAGAATTAGTCGAAATGGTAAACAGCATAAAGATAAAAGACACAGGAGCAGCATTCTTGTTAGACGGAGACGGAAACTTTATGGTGCACTCAAAATACACACTTACAGACAATATAGCAACAGTAGAAAACGGAGCATTACAACCATTTATGGATAAATTTTTAGACACCGAATCAGACTTTTTTGAGGCAAAAGTAGGAGGAGTGCAAAGATTTTATTTCACATACCCGATAAAAAACACAAGTTGGGTATTAGCCCTATCAGTACCAAAAGCAGAAGTATTAGAAGGCTCATCAACATTAGGTAAATTTATGCTATTAATAAGCATAATATCACTGATAATAGTAATAGCAGTAATATACTTAGTAGCAAACTCAATAACAATACCAATAATAAAACTAAGCGAATGCGTAAAAGGAATGGCAGAGTACGATTTAACCCTAACAGAAAAATCAGCCTCAGTAATATACTCAAAAAATAAAGACGAAATAGGAATAATATCAAGAGCCTTAATACAAGTAAAAACAACAATGAAAGAAATAATGACAAACGTAAACGATTTGGCAAGTCAAGTATCAGCCTCATCAGAAGAATTAACAGCAACAAGTGAACAATCAGCCCAAGGAGCAGAACAAATATCAAGAGCAATAAACGACATATCCCAAGGAGCAATGACCCAAGCAGAAGACATGCAAAGAGGAGCAGAATCCATGGAAGTAATGGAAAAAGCCCTAAAACAAACAGAAGAAATAATAGAAAAACTAAACCAAACAACAAAACAAGTATACGAAGCAAAAGAAAACGGAATGACAGCCCTAAGAGGATTAATAAAAGCAACAGAAGAATCACAAACAGCAGCAGGAGGAGTAGCGCAAGTAATCCAAAACACAAACGAAAGCGCAATAAAAATAGAATCAGCAAGCGACATGATAAAATCAATATCAGACCAAACAAATCTGTTAGCCCTAAACGCAGCAATAGAAGCAGCAAGAGCAGGAGAAGCAGGGAGAGGATTTGCAGTAGTAGCAGAAGAAATAAGGAAATTAGCAGAACAATCAAACACATTCACAGAAGAAATAAAAGAAATAGTATCAGAGCTTACAGAAAAGACAGGACAAGCAGTAGAGACAATGGAGAAAGTAGGAAAGATAGTAGAGCAGCAATCAGTAAAAGTAGAAGACACAAGAGAACAATTCAACATAATATCAAAAGAATTAGACAACAATAAAGAAGCAGTAGAAAAATTAAATGAGTCAGGAAAAGAATTAGAAAAGACAAAAGAAAGTCTGATGGGAATAATAGAAAGTCTATCAGCCCTATCAGAAGAAAATGCAGCATCAGTACAAGAAACATCAGAGACAGTAGAAGAACAGACAGCATCATCTGAAGAGATAGCAGCATCAAGTGCACACTTAGCAGATATGGCACAAGAGATGAGTGAGATGGTAGCTAAATTTAATCTTTAA
- a CDS encoding acyl-[acyl-carrier-protein] thioesterase — protein sequence MERYNKMLKTYSENYIVDFRDVDRYYDIKIPQLLEIMGTVSTKHTNELGFDPFYLIRQGLAWILYEWKVDIEKTKLYAQTIRIETFAVDRKGMYFIRYFGIYDKDDKLIGRATAKWVVINIEQRKIVKLPQEILEAAKINIEELNENQKYIYDMPEKPLRLEKRQDDFIQTIFPIRFYDIDSNHHANNVKYVDWAIESLHQHEDFLKKYKVSHLSITYKKETGEDGDIICKTYMDNLRTYHEIYSSKNILLTVLELKWTERPQ from the coding sequence ATGGAAAGGTATAATAAAATGTTAAAAACATATAGCGAAAACTACATTGTAGATTTCAGAGATGTCGACAGATATTACGACATCAAGATTCCACAATTACTTGAAATAATGGGAACCGTATCAACAAAACACACCAATGAACTTGGCTTTGATCCATTTTATTTGATAAGGCAAGGTCTTGCTTGGATACTGTACGAATGGAAAGTTGATATAGAAAAAACAAAATTATACGCACAAACTATAAGAATAGAAACTTTTGCTGTAGACAGAAAAGGTATGTATTTTATAAGATATTTCGGAATATATGATAAAGACGATAAACTTATAGGCAGAGCCACTGCGAAATGGGTTGTAATAAATATAGAGCAACGAAAAATAGTAAAACTTCCACAAGAAATATTGGAGGCGGCAAAGATAAATATAGAAGAACTCAATGAAAATCAAAAATATATATATGATATGCCCGAAAAACCGCTAAGATTGGAAAAAAGACAAGACGATTTTATTCAAACAATATTTCCGATAAGATTTTATGACATAGACTCCAATCATCATGCCAACAACGTAAAATATGTGGATTGGGCTATAGAAAGTCTGCACCAACACGAAGATTTTTTAAAAAAATATAAAGTTTCTCACTTATCCATAACCTATAAAAAAGAAACAGGAGAAGATGGAGATATAATATGTAAAACTTATATGGATAATCTGCGTACTTATCACGAAATATATTCAAGCAAAAATATACTGTTAACTGTTTTGGAACTTAAATGGACTGAAAGACCACAATAA